In Eleutherodactylus coqui strain aEleCoq1 chromosome 11, aEleCoq1.hap1, whole genome shotgun sequence, a single window of DNA contains:
- the LOC136582244 gene encoding protein bangles and beads-like: MGAKLAKKKKGYCLGAGKDGESTATTEDEQKETETQAGQKDAAEPHGEKTPTDHTLNNGPSDEQKAQVEKPNSTEVPSGETTKDNINKEQKSENKPSAEQKTVEEPNQEQDQHGKSSNTSQQTAAEGEKVKSQPEEKPQTEHDKKKESVAKDKPTQELKPVTEQGSSEPKQQNQSVIEPSAPLLEQKDVPKAVPDPETKMKVEKMEKEQVSALISDPPSEQATKEPTPVPVSVKEPEKAPEIVQILVSEATLVEPEPVNAPVAEHVEPEPANKVVEPEPANKVVPETPEVSLQETVEATESVKSEPDVAPVTDSVPVAEPVKSKVSEEPVAPIPEVRIVEPVADPELLPCPEPEPLSETKPETESLPEQLPSNEVPDSTALVEENVKNTETLGNVDLVTETVEAQTATTESTPSAEKTPNLEAENCPSEQSVEEKQESEAHDTISKGQEVEDKEVQNDVQEESVSDKQPTEHASLEKEKDCKETEEVALDTSKNESDQVSSEDTTVHHSSPDKSSEDKIENHEMPAEEFSSEPSAPLIVDKHGVHNGLPAKEEVMVHLENRCDKDLHELNGQSECREIEVCVE, encoded by the coding sequence ATGGGGGCAAAACTGGCTAAGAAGAAGAAGGGATATTGCCTTGGTGCTGGCAAAGATGGAGAGTCTACAGCTACAACGGAGGATGAACAAAAAGAAACGGAGACTCAGGCGGGACAAAAAGATGCAGCAGAACCACATGGAGAGAAAACCCCTACTGACCATACTCTGAACAATGGTCCAAGTGACGAACAGAAAGCCCAAGTAGAAAAGCCCAACAGCACGGAGGTCCCATCTGGTGAAACTACCAAAGACAATATAAATAAAGAACAAAAGTCTGAAAACAAACCTAGTGCTGAACAAAAGACGGTAGAGGAGCCTAACCAAGAGCAAGACCAACATGGCAAAAGTTCCAACACCTCCCAGCAGACTGCAGCAGAAGGTGAAAAAGTCAAAAGTCAACCTGAAGAAAAACCACAAACTGAGCATGACAAGAAAAAAGAGTCAGTGGCTAAAGATAAACCAACACAGGAGCTCAAGCCGGTAACGGAACAAGGGAGTTCAGAGCCAAAACAGCAAAACCAATCTGTGATCGAACCCTCAGCTCCTCTACTGGAACAGAAAGATGTGCCGAAAGCGGTGCCTGATCCAGAGACTAAGATGAAAGTGGAAAAGATGGAGAAAGAACAAGTGTCAGCGCTGATATCAGATCCCCCTTCAGAACAAGCAACAAAAGAACCAACACCGGTACCAGTTTCCGTGAAAGAGCCTGAAAAAGCCCCTGAGATAGTGCAGATATTAGTTTCAGAAGCTACTTTGGTAGAGCCGGAGCCAGTTAATGCACCAGTAGCTGAGCACGTGGAGCCAGAGCCTGCCAACAAGGTGGTGGAGCCAGAGCCTGCCAACAAGGTGGTACCAGAGACACCTGAAGTCTCCTTGCAAGAAACTGTAGAAGCTACAGAGTCGGTAAAATCCGAACCTGATGTTGCACCAGTAACTGATTCTGTACCAGTAGCAGAGCCGGTAAAGTCAAAGGTTTCTGAAGAGCCTGTAGCTCCTATCCCAGAGGTCAGGATTGTAGAACCAGTAGCGGATCCTGAACTGCTACCATGTCCTGAGCCTGAACCATTAAGTGAAACTAAGCCAGAGACCGAATCTCTACCTGAACAACTGCCATCAAACGAAGTGCCTGACTCAACTGCTCTAGTAGAAGAAAATGTTAAGAATACCGAAACTTTAGGTAATGTTGACCTCGTTACAGAGACCGTAGAAGCCCAGACAGCTACTACTGAATCTACACCCTCTGCTGAGAAAACCCCCAATCTGGAGGCTGAAAACTGCCCTTCTGAGCAATCTGTTGAAGAAAAACAGGAAAGCGAAGCCCATGACACCATCTCCAAAGGGCAGGAAGTGGAAGATAAGGAAGTGCAAAATGACGTTCAAGAAGAAAGTGTCTCGGATAAACAACCAACAGAGCATGCAAGTCTAGAGAAAGAGAAAGACTGTAAAGAGACGGAGGAGGTAGCCTTGGACACCTCAAAGAATGAAAGTGACCAAGTCTCCTCTGAAGATACTACGGTCCATCATTCATCTCCAGATAAAAGTTCTGAAGATAAAATTGAAAACCACGAAATGCCTGCGGAAGAGTTCTCAAGTGAACCATCTGCACCGCTCATCGTTGACAAGCATGGTGTCCATAACGGCCTACCTGCCAAGGAAGAAGTGATGGTGCATCTAGAGAACAGATGCGACAAAGACCTTCACGAGCTAAATGGGCAAAGTGAATGTCGTGAAATTGAAGTATGCgtcgaataa